A single genomic interval of Sander lucioperca isolate FBNREF2018 chromosome 9, SLUC_FBN_1.2, whole genome shotgun sequence harbors:
- the LOC116052741 gene encoding tripartite motif-containing protein 16-like gives MAQKGVQLHRETFSCSICLDLLKDPVTTSCGHSYCMNCIKSHWDGEDHKNIYSCPQCRQMFRPRPVLLKNTILADLVEELKKTGLKAAPADHCYAGAGDVACDVCTGRKLKALKSCLVCLISYCDQHLQPHYDVPQLKKHKLVEPSKKLQENVCSRHDEVMKIFCRTDQQLICYLCLMDEHKGHDTVSAAAERTERQKKLEGSRQNIQQRIQDREKDVKLLQQQAEAINLSADKAVEDSKKIFTELIRLMEKRSSDVKQQVRSQQKREVSRVKELQEKLEQEITELKRKDAELKKLSHTEDHNQFLHNYPSLSALSQSTPSIHIRPLSYFEDVTAAVLEVRDKLQDVLRKKWTNVSLTGTEVDVLLPQPEPKTRADFLKYSCEITLEPNTAHKRLLLSERNRTATRMYDTQSYCSHPDKFTDWFQVLCRESLTGRCYWEVERRGGVDVAVAYKNVSRVGRSTECGFGRNNKSWAWYCDKNSYYFWHNNVKTPVSGPESSRIGVYLDHSAGILSFYRVSETMTLLHRVQTTFTQPLYAGFNIYSFGGTAELCKLK, from the coding sequence ATGGCGCAGAAAGGAGTTCAGCTGCACCGGGAGACCTTCTCttgttccatctgtctggatttactgAAGGATCCGGTAACTACTTCCTGTGGACACAGctactgcatgaactgtattaaaagCCACTGGGATGGAGAGGATCATAAGAACAtctacagctgtcctcagtGCAGGCAGATGTTCAGACCGAGGCCTGTCCTGCTGAAAAACACCATATTAGCTGAtttagtggaggagctgaagaagactggactcaaagctgctcctgctgatcactgctatgctggagctggagatgtggcctgtgatgtTTGCACTGGGAGAAAACTGAAAGCTCTCAAATCCTGCCTGGTGTGTCTGATTTCTTACTGTGATCAACACCTCCAGCCTCATTATGATGTTCCTCAactaaagaaacacaagctggtggagccgTCCAAGAAGCTCCAGGAGAACGTCTGCTCTCGTCATGATGAGGTGATGAAGATTTTCTGCCGTACTGATCAGCAGCttatctgttatctctgcttaatggatgaacataaaggccacgacacagtctcagctgcagcagaaaggACTGAGAGGCAGAAAAAGCTTGAAGGGAGTCgacaaaacatccagcagagaatccaggacagagagaaagatgtgaagctACTTCAACAGCAGGCGGAGGCCATCAATCTCTCTGCTGATAAAGCGGTGGAGGACAGCAAGAAGATCTTCACTGAGCTGATCCGTCTCATggagaaaagaagctctgatgtgaagcagcaggtcagatcccagcagaaaagagaagtgagtcgagtcaaagagcttcaggagaagctggagcaggagatcactgagctgaagaggaaagacgctgagctgaagaagctctcacacacagaggatcacaaccagtttctacacaactaccCCTCACTGTCAGCACTCAGCCAATCAACACCCAGCATCCATATCCGTCCTCTGAGCTACTTTGaggacgtgacagcggccgtgttggaagtcagagataaactacaggacGTTCTGAGAAAGAAGTGGACAAACGTCTCACTGACAGGGACTGAAGTGGATGTTTTACTGCCACAACCAGAgcccaagaccagagctgacttcttaaaatattcatgtgaaatcacactggagccaaacacagcacacaaacGGCTGTTATTATCTGAGAGAAACAGAACAGCAACAAGAATGTATGATACACAGTCCTATTGTAGTCACCCAGACAAATTCACTGATTGGTTTCAGGTCCTGTgtagagagagtctgactggtcgttgttactgggaggtggagaggagaggaggagttgATGTAGCAGTCGCATACAAGAATGTCAGCAGAGTAGGGAGGTCGACTGAATGTGGATTTGGACGAAATAACAAATCTTGGGCTTGGTATTGTGACAAAAACAGTTACTACTTTTGGCACAACAATGTCAAAACTCCCGTCTCAGGTCCTGAGTCCTCCAGGAtaggagtgtacctggatcacagtgcaggtattctgtccttctacagagtctctgaaaccatgactctcctccacagagtccagaccacattcactcagccacTCTATGCtggatttaatatttattcTTTTGGAGGGACTGCTGAGttgtgtaaactgaaatag
- the LOC116052740 gene encoding tripartite motif-containing protein 16-like → MAQKGVQLHRETFSCSICLDQLKDPVSTPCGHNYCMNCIKSHWDEEDHKNSHSCPQCKQTFTPRPVLLKNTMLADLLEELKKTGLQAAPADHCYAGAEDVACDVCAGRKLKAIKSCLVCLMSYCDQHLQPHYDVPQLKKHKLVEPSKKLQENICSRHDEVMKMFCRTDQQLICYLCSVDEHKGHDTVSAAAERTEMQKKLEGSRQNIQQRIQEREKDVKLLQEQVEAINLSADKAVEDSEKIFTELIRLLEKRSSDVKQQVRSQQQSEVSRVKEFQEKLEQEITELKRKEAELKKLSHTEDHNQFLHNYSSLSALSQSTSSIHIRPLSCFEDVTAAVSEVRDKLQDVLREKWTNVSLTGTEVDDSLSQPEPKTRADFLKYSREITLDPNTAHTLVSLSDGNRKATLMSQHQLYSSHPDRFTDYAQVLSRESLTGRCYWEVERIGNISVAVAHKNISRAERLNECVFGLNDKSWAIEFITNWSVNFWYNNVKTLISGPVSSRVGVYLDHSAGILSFYRVSETMTLLHRVQTTFTQPLYAGLRLNFGVSAKLCKLK, encoded by the coding sequence ATGGCGCAGAAAGGAGTTCAGCTGCACCGGGAGACCTTCTCttgttccatctgtctggatcaaCTGAAGGATCCTGTGTCTACTCCCTGTGGACACAActactgcatgaactgtattaaaagCCACTGGGATGAAGAGGATCATAAGAACAGCCACAGCTGTCCTCAGTGCAAGCAGACGTTTACACCGAGGCCTGTCCTGctgaaaaacaccatgttagcagatttattggaggagctgaagaagactggactccaagctgctcctgctgatcactgctatgctggagctgaagatgtggcctgtgatgtTTGCGCTGGGAGAAAACTAAAAGCCATCAAGTCCTGCCTGGTGTGTCTGATGTCTTACTGTGATCAACACCTCCAGCCTCATTATGATGTTCCTCAactaaagaaacacaagctggtggagccctccaagaagctccaggagaacatctgctctcgtcatgatgaggtgatgaagatgttctgccgtactgatcagcagcttatctgttatctctgctctgtggATGAACATAAAGGCCACGACACAGTCTCTGCTGCAGCAGAAAGGACTGAGATGCAGAAAAAGCTCGAGGGGAGTCgacaaaacatccagcagagaatccaggaaagagagaaagatgtgaagctgcttcaaGAGCAGGTGGAGGCCATAAATCtctctgctgataaagcagtggaggacagtgagaagatcttcactgagctgatccgtctcctggagaaaagaagctctgatgtgaagcagcaggtcagatcccAGCAGCAAAGTgaagtgagtcgagtcaaagagtttcaggagaagctggagcaggagatcactgagctgaagaggaaagaagctgagctgaagaagctctcacacacagaggatcacaaccagtttctacacaactacTCCTCACTGTCAGCACTCAGCCAATCTACATCCAGCATCCATATCCGTCCTCTGAGCTGCTTTGAGGACGTGACGGCGGCcgtgtcagaagtcagagataaactacaggacGTCCTGAGAGAGAAGTGGACAAACGTCTCACTGACAGGGACTGAAGTGGACGATTCACTGTCACAACCAGAgcccaagaccagagctgacttcttaaaatattcacgtgaaatcacactggatccaaacacagcacacacactggTGTCATTATCTGATGGGAACAGAAAAGCAACATTAATGAGTCAACATCAGCTTTATTCTAGTCACCCAGACAGATTCACTGATTATGCtcaggtcctgagtagagagagtctgactggacgttgttactgggaggtggagaggaTAGGTAACATTTCTGTAGCAGTCGCACACaagaatatcagcagagcagAGAGGTTGAATGAATGTGTATTTGGATTAAATGACAAATCTTGGGCGATAGAATTTATCACAAATTGGTCAGTAAATTTTTGGTACAACAATGTCAAAACTCTCATCTCAGGTCCTGTGTCCTCCAGGgtaggagtgtacctggatcacagtgcaggtattctgtccttctacagagtctctgaaaccatgactctcctccacagagtccagaccacattcactcagccgctCTATGCTGGACTGCGGCTTAATTTTGGAGTCTCTGCTAAGttgtgtaaactgaaatag
- the LOC116052737 gene encoding tripartite motif-containing protein 16-like: protein MAQKGVQLDRETFSCSICLDLLKDPVTTSCGHNYCMNCIKSHWDEEDRKNIYSCPQCKQTFTPRPVLLKNNLLVVLVEELKKTGLQAAPADHCYAGAEDVVCDVCAGRKLKAIKSCLVCLMSYCDQHLQPHYDVPQLKKHKLVEPSKKLQENICSRHDEVMKMFCRTDQQLICYLCSVDEHKGHNTVSAAAERTEMQKKLEGSRQNIQQRIQDREKDVKLLQQQVEAINLSADKAVEDSEKIFTELIRLLEKRSSDVKQQVRSQQESEVSQVKELQDKLEQEITELKRKDAELKKLSHTEDHNQFLHNYPSLSALSQSTSSIHIRPLSCFEDVIAAVSEVRDKLQDVLREEWTNVSLTGTEVDVSLPQPEPKTRADFLKYSREITLDPNTAYTHLSLSEGNRKATRMRQQQSYSSHPDRFTGCSQVLSRESLTGRCYWEVERRGVGIRVAVAYKNISRAGSWYECVFGLNDKSWALRCEKNSYSFWYNNVQTLISGPESSRVGVYLDHSAGILSFYRVSETMTLLHRVQTTFTQPLYAGLRLYYSPGGTAEFCKLK from the coding sequence ATGGCGCAGAAAGGAGTTCAGCTGGACCGGGAGACCTTCTCttgttccatctgtctggatctactgaaggatccgGTAACTACTTCCTGTGGACACAACTACTGTATGAACTGTATTAAAAGCCACTGGGATGAAGAGGATCGTAAGAACAtctacagctgtcctcagtGCAAGCAGACATTTACACCGAGGCCTGTCCTGCTGAAAAACAACTTGTTAGTAGTtttagtggaggagctgaagaagactggactccaagctgctcctgctgatcactgctatgctggagctgaagatgtGGTGTGTGATGTCTGCGCTGGGAGAAAACTAAAAGCCATCAAATCCTGCCTGGTGTGTCTGATGTCTTACTGTGATCAACACCTCCAGCCTCATTATGATGTTCCTCAactaaagaaacacaagctggtggagccgtccaagaagctccaggagaacatctgctctcgtcatgatgaggtgatgaagatgttctgccgtactgatcagcagcttatctgttatctctgctctgtggATGAACACAAAGGCCACAACACAGTCTCTGCTGCAGCAGAAAGGACTGAGATGCAGAAAAAGCTCGAGGGGAGTCGGcaaaacatccagcagagaatccaggacagagagaaagatgtgaagctgcttcaacagCAGGTGGAGGCCATCAATCtctctgctgataaagcagtggaggacagtgagaagatcttcactgagctgatccgtctcctggagaaaagaagctctgatgtgaagcagcaggtcagatcccAGCAGGAAAGTGAAGTGAGTCAagtcaaagagcttcaggacaagctggagcaggagatcactgagctgaagaggaaggacgctgagctgaagaagctctcacacacagaggatcacaaccagtttctacacaactaccCCTCACTGTCAGCACTCAGCCAATCTACATCCAGCATCCATATCCGTCCTCTGAGCTGCTTTGAGGACGTGATAGCGGCcgtgtcagaagtcagagataaaCTACAGGATGTTCTGAGAGAGGAGTGGACAAATGTCTCACTCACTGGGACTGAAGTGGATGTTTCACTACCACAACCAGAacccaagaccagagctgacttCCTAAAATATTCACGTGAAATCACATTGGACCCAAACACAGCATACACACATCTGTCATTATCTGAGGGGAACAGGAAAGCAACAAGAATGAGACAACAACAGTCATATTCTAGTCACCCGGACAGATTCACTGGATGTTCtcaggtcctgagtagagagagtctgactggacgttgttactgggaggtggagaggagaggagtagGAATTCGTGTAGCAGTCGCATACaagaatatcagcagagcagggagctggtatgaatgtgtatttgGATTAAATGACAAATCATGGGCATTACGTTGCGAAAAAAATAGTTATTCATTTTGGTACAACAATGTCCAAACTCTCATCTCAGGTCCTGAGTCCTCCAGGgtaggagtgtacctggatcacagtgcaggtattctgtccttctacagagtctctgaaaccatgactctcctccacagagtccagaccacattcactcagccgctCTATGCTGGACTGCGGCTTTATTATTCTCCTGGAGGCACTGCTGAGTTTTGTAAACTGAAATAG